The following nucleotide sequence is from Acyrthosiphon pisum isolate AL4f chromosome A2, pea_aphid_22Mar2018_4r6ur, whole genome shotgun sequence.
NCTATGAATTGACTTTATGTGTGGTTTATTTTGCCTTTGAGGGatctctaaaatatttaattgtttgataCTACACACTTAATTGTCTTGATATTAACCTATTGTATTGAATAgttcctaaaaatattaatattctttaaaatgtattagcaattattaatctttaataaatttaagctaaaaatatcagaaatatggaataggtaggtaacataCCCGATAAAACATTAAAAGTGCGCCAAAGTACGCGTATTTAAGGGGTTTAATATAGGCATTTTAAATGACATTTggaaaagaatattaaaatatgttttatctaCGATGTAAACACTCTACGTTAAAAAGTGAGTCGTATTTTGACGGCATTTAATACGGGAATTGTCTGTCTGGAGCGCTAAGAAAGCcgattctttaaataataatatgtaatggtatacgcatcaaaactttaaaaacgaATGTAGTTTACTCCCCAAACGATTTTTCGgaactttttttttggaaatgttagtACTTTTTTGTTTGATGTGTTAATAAAATCAGAATATTTGCCTTTCTTACTCACTTTTTATGTAattgttaataaagtaattaaaaattaattgtaggttttatgtggtttattaacaataacataaaaagtgAGTTAGATaggtaaattctgattttaccaacacatcaaacaaaaaattactaacatttcaaaaaaaagaaagttCCGTAAAATCGTTTGTGAAGTAAACTACATTTGTTCCTAAAGTTTTAATACTTATACCGccccatataattatttagagaaTCGGCCTTCTTAGCACCTCTGGCGGACAAGTCCCGTCAAAATATgactaaaaaattacttaatcaATCATAGGAAGTGACTACACTTATCTACATTGTGGTTTTCTcctaaatatactaatttactattatactcCGTTTCACGGTCATGGGCTCCGTGTGCAGGGGGGCTAGGGGGCTACAGCCCCCCAAGAGCTTGGTATAGCGGAGCTCAGCCCCCCACGGCCTcacggtttttatattataaaataagtcataagtcataacaaataaattaagaaagtcTTGAAGCTAATGAAAAACGATGATGCACTTCGTCAAATGTTACCAGAGTTAGTAACTTTCTGAAGTTATACCAGTGTCATCATGTACTCCAGAAAGATCATTTTCTGCCCTTCGCAGACTTAAGACATACATCAGGAGTACAAAGAGTCAAACACGGTTGAATGATATTTCCATTCTTCATGTTCACCGTGATgaagaaataaatgtaaaaactgTTCCAAACCAATTCATCAACATTTCCAAAGTgcggaaaaatacattttctttctaAAATGtgtaactttcaaaataaattggcattttttaatttttgtctcatgattttttatgatagtactattataattttataacatataaaacaacatataactacattttaatagttaattgtttaacgaaaaatttaaataaaacgaaaatatttatgtaaaacttcAGTAAAAGTGTTCATAAAATAGTGAGCCTcccatgatatttttaaaacctggCACCTATGCATTTTAGTACAAAATCATCATATATAAGTGTATtctttttagtaaaacatacAAAGTATATATCCTTGCCACATTACGtaaattttcatttgtaagtattattttatagatgtaCACTAATTGTACTGATTATATTTCTTAACAATACGGAGTCAGTCTAATTTGCTACTTTGTTCAAAAGTAtagatttccaaaaaattaatgaaatagaaggaaataatggctaaaaatctaataatcaGATGATAATCCCTATTTCTATCTGGCATAGAATCTGCGGTAATCATTTCACAATTAGTGATTCTAAACAATGCTCTGTAACATTAGTAAACATGGTTAGAGGCTGTCTCAAAACATAATCCAAACCAATAATTGTCTGGGATaaagaagtaaaataaattatagtaatttaggGTAACATTGGTACTACTCCGAGCACGACTAGTTCATCCCATCTAAGAGGTAAACATAATTCatgaatttatattgtaattcaatatttttaacaacttgaaattttcagaaaattgtgTTCCTCCAACGATGAGTTAGAAGAAAAAGAACAGACGAATAAAGGATTTGGAGTCCATGCAGttgatgattttaattcacCCAGAAAAGCCTTAGATACCCAATAGTGTCTAATTTACGCACACCTGTGTAAGTATATTACTAAAGTATCCAAATTTGAATGTTTgccaaaaccaaaagtattatattcagcccgtttcatcaaaataaattaataaataaataattatatgttaaaatcttaaaatattcatgacttgttttaaaaataaaatacaaacataataagtGCTTGCCCCCACAAGgttcttgttttattttatataataaaaatcataagttaaaagttaatacacactttttgttaactttttattaagttagaaaaaaggtaatttgtttatacgacgctagcgtacttaatttttttccaacccaaaactaaattatagactattctttATACGGTATTTAACTTTAagcaattcacggtaaatattttttgacatgaaaaaaatatataattaaatttaaaacaaaataaattaatttaacttatttcttaaaatgaaaaattaactcattaATTTCATGTTAACCTAACCTAGGCACGATAAATGATTACATACAGTGATAAACTATTACAGGTGTAATCctaataaatttagaaaaaaaaaaatactattataggtacctactgttgcTCATTGGAAACAGACAAATTAAAGTATTGAAATGAACAAAGTATCTtcctaaatattataagcatgaatatttttttttagatataagttatttattaacatGCCACCTATTCTAAATTTGTTAGCGAAAATGTAGTCTAGGGAACGCAAATGTTATAATGATGtatgattattaaatgtataaacaatttttttgaattacctaggttatttaaattgtataatatatggtgtataactttaaaatttggCATGCAATTCATAAGCGctaaaattaattagatatgTTTAATTACATTGCGGTAAGGGTTTATGTTCGTTTTATAATCTTCTAGACTCCGCTAACATTTCTGCAGCTGTTGTTTTATTATCCTTGGGCATATTTTCTCCAGAACATACAGGCTATAcgtcaaatataaaaatgtaataaatattaatttaaataaaaataatattgcattgatCGCTCAGTGTACAAAAAAACAGGTTAATTGTTACGATTGTGTTAGAAAAACCACAACACTTTTTGCCAGTTAACTAAAATATGTGATGCAATAGACAAACTAaactaagtaaataaaataatatgctagcaaccatgacaaattagataggtatcagcACAGTATTTTGATATGCCTTTACGCTTTTTACTTTGCTTTTATCGTAGTTCGCTACTTCTTATTGGCTCTCAATcatatacattcatatataacatagaacaaaatctACCAATAAAAACTGGAGAGCTACGATATAAGCCGGATGTGAAGGAGATGTGTATCTACTGCGCAATACaagtacaactgtgatgatacctatctaatttgtcatgctAGCAACTTACAAATGAATGAGAGTGAAAAACTTATACAACTAACACAATTTACaaagtacctactcaaaataAACTATTACCGATTCATATCTAAGCCTGTATTTTGTCTTTACGGAATTTGGACTATCGTGTGAAATTCGCAGTTGACTGGCATGCCTTTGTGGGGGTAATGGCATTTTATTTACTTCGATAGCTGCTGTCGttaatacctaaaaattaaaacagttggTCAAAAACTCTTAAATCTTAGTtttagttgtaattaaaattaacagatgtataacattgaattaagtgaatacatttatttttatgaatattggtCTTTTGTCAGCATTCAACATGTTTTGTTACAAGATGTTTAAACATAACAAATCtatacaataacattaaaaaaaatgtatattaggaggtgaaatttagtcaaaattatCTTACTTTGCGCGGAGGAGGTCCAGGAAACACTCCGTCTTGCACCATTTGAATTGCTAGTTTCACATCGTCGGCATCAACATTCTTCTTTTTCGCCGAGTTTGACAATGCCTTAGCGTCTTCCAATAATTGAGTAGTGTAtcctaatgaataaaataaaaactattcataACAGCGAAAAACCATTAACATTTGTttcattgtattaaatattactgtAGTTAAACtccaaaaaatgatttaagacTTGTTGATCATATTCAACAATTCCTAGATCTTCCATCATTGACACGATGATTTGACTGTCTTTgggcatattattttttccttctGTAGACTCCATTTTATCAAATCAAATTGTAAtgatttgaattaataatgagATTATAACAACAAAAAGTTGTATCaaagattaaaaaaacaataatattaaactctttaattttttaaagtacgCACTGATTacagaaaatgtaatatagacTACTCTACAGTTGTCTAAACAGTTGTAAACAAAGATGCCacgtaaatataaaatcgatagtCACATATCTTATAACGAATGTCTCTTCGcagaaaaaattttttgtcgGATCCATACATAGAGTAATATAGAGGCGCCGTTGTATATATTGATAGTGTTATTAGTTTGAAGCCAAACCGTCGGTCATTGACCCGAATAAAGAGGCAGTCTACGACAATTAATCCACTAGATCGCAGTGCTCATCAAcaacattgtatttttacattttcacttgatgaattttgtatttattttgtacttagaagtattttttgtttataattttgaatttaagttCATAAAGTTGATTTTGACATATTTAAAATGCCAAGTTGTTTTGTTTGTGGAAGAACACGGAACAAAGCaaccaaaaatgaaaatattacgtttcataagtgagtattttatttaagtataattatttggcGGATACAAAAACTAGAACTATAAAACTATAGTATACTTCATTTCCAGATTTCCAAAAAAAGATATCTCCATTAGGGACAAATGGTATGACTTTGtcattgaaaattgtttaaatgttcaaaaaataaacaagtattCAGTGATATGCTCAAGTCATTTCAAtcctgatttttttattatacacaagAACAATAGATTACTTGACAAAAATGCAGTGCCATCGTTACTTGTCTCTAGAGTAAAAAgtgtaagttattttaatttaatcatttgtttATGCatcttttattacttttatacttaGAAATTAGCATTATTGTTtcttaaatgtttttgtttgaattacaatacattttatatgtttatgttaaaGGCTAGAAATTTATTTCCTGAAGTTGTAACACCTTCTCGCTTAGTTCAAACAAATACTAGTTCCCCTAATGGTAGCTTTAATTTTGTAAGGTCATTAGttaaggtaaataattaaaatacttgtgattatactttaaaaattgaataggttttcttaataaaacaatattaaatataaattgttactaatattaattttatatgtaatatgtaatggATTACTAATATTAGGTGTCATGTACCAATGTTGTGTGCAATGAGGATCTGCAAGGAATAGATGTGGTTGAATCAACATTCTCAAACATAAGTAGTTACAGTAAATCCTCTAAAAGTGATTGCACCGAGGAACCCATAGTTCAAGTAATTTATGCATCTTTAATTATAagttgtaataggtacctaaataatttcatttacatttttaggcACCAAAATGCAGCAATGAAAGTAAAGCAGAATTTCCTTCAACACCTGGATTTTCATCTAATACTAATACAACAGAAGATTGTCAAAGTTCTAGTTatcaagtaattttttttttttttggcaaatacaatattaaatattaaaataattaataatttttttttagaaaaacgttTTATCTTCTTTTGTGGCTGCCAGTGAACCTTCTGTTGATGATACACCCCGACGTTTATACTTAAAACGTGGAATTCGTCAATTATCGCATGCAGTTACATTGAAAAACAAGAAGTTGAAAGTACTAAATCAAACTGTGAGACgccaggaaaaaaaaattaaatccatGGAAGCAATAATAAAGgagctgcaaaaaaaaaatttaatagatgaTGATGCCACAAGTGTATTGTTGGAATCTTTTAGTAAGCATCAGGATCTCATTACTAAttgggcaaaaaaaaatttaggtcaAAAACTTCCAAGGAAGTATAGCCCACAAATACGGCAGTTTGCTTTATCGTTACATTTCTTTTCCGCTAAAGCTTACACCTACGTAAGGCAGCAGTTTAATACTATTCTTCCACATCCACGCACATTATCTAAGTGGTATTCTCATTTAAATGCTGCTCCTGGTTTCACGCTTGAAGCTTTAAAAACTCTTTCGCTAAAAGTTAATAGCTCTATTCATCCATTATATTGTAGCTTAATGATTGATGAGATGGCTATTCGCCAGCATTTAGAATATGacggtaaaaattattatggacGTGTAGATATTGGTAATGGTATGAGTAGTGATTCATTAGATATAGCAAAAGAATGTTTAGTATTCATGGTTGTTTCAATTaatgaaaattggaaaattcctattggatattttttgacttcaaatttaaatagttcACAGAAAGCTGAACTAACAAGGCATgcattgaatttattaaaagaaactGGTGTGAATATAGTCAGCTTAACTTTTGATGGGTGTTCAACTAATGTTACTATGGCAAAACTTTTAggttgtaattttaatattaaaacacttaATACAAAATTCATTGTACATACCACTAATAATGTAGATGTTGAAGTTGCAGTCTTCTTAGATCCTGCGCATATGGTGAAGCTTGTAAGAAACGCttttggtgaaaaaaaattgttcaaagacTGTGATggaaatatgattaattttaattttatagaacgTTTGTTTATACTGCAGGAAGAAGAAGGTGCTCATTTAGCAAATAAATTGAGGaaacaacatatattttttcataaacaaaaaatgaaggTAAAGTTAGCTACCCAATTATTGAGCCAATCGGTAGCTGATGctctaaaatgttgtaaaaacgtTTTGTGTATTGAAGAGTTTTCTGATGTTGATGCAACTatcaaatttattgaaatattcaatGCTGGATTTGATATTCTTAATTCAAGATCATCAAATTGTATTGGAAATAAAAAGGCAGTATGTGAGgaaaatgttaaacaaatatCAGAATTTACAAGTCGTATAACAAATTACATTCAAGGGTTGAAagtgtatgaaaataataattttgtcccTGTTTTAGAATCGAATAGGAAAATGGGTTTTATTggatttattgtttgtttaaattcattaaaacacTTGTACTCCAATTTAATAGCAACAGGCAagttaaaccatttaaaaatgtacaagatCAGTCAAGACCACTTAGAAATATTCTTTGGCAGTGTGAGGTCATTGGGTGGATACAACAACAATCCTACAGCTCGACAGTTCCAATCAGCGTA
It contains:
- the LOC100168500 gene encoding transcription initiation factor TFIID subunit 9-like translates to MESTEGKNNMPKDSQIIVSMMEDLGIVEYDQQVLNHFLEFNYRYTTQLLEDAKALSNSAKKKNVDADDVKLAIQMVQDGVFPGPPPRKVLTTAAIEVNKMPLPPQRHASQLRISHDSPNSVKTKYRLRYESPVCSGENMPKDNKTTAAEMLAESRRL